In the Silurus meridionalis isolate SWU-2019-XX chromosome 6, ASM1480568v1, whole genome shotgun sequence genome, one interval contains:
- the LOC124387576 gene encoding uncharacterized protein LOC124387576, whose protein sequence is MRNAPGSPDGVMLDPALLEEFHANHPNRPTPRGHRCPRRRVRGIESDPSRRGFHTASVAVHDAIQKSNLISSTTEGPPARYRLITTRSNIDENGSVRKWTFGQQDVNMHNKIILIVGETGTGKTTLINAMANYILGVKFKDEVWFEITEEGEHNDVPDQSKSQTSKITVYEVFGQDNPICLTIIDTPGYGDTRGTNLDKKIAENLYKLFRSNSGVKEIDAVCLVLKASENRLSNRQQYIFDAVLSLFGKDIENNIVIFVTYSDGMPPTDVKNAIKRAEIPCRKDEEDEPECFLFNNRQTEKRSEKYNRPLQSAWEQTEDSLNHFFDSLKNDNRKSLEQTSGVLSESKQLEACINNLQFRIKFVESKSKDLVQIQKALQENREKIEKDKNFPFTVTKTYKVKVPIGNVLWQNSMATTCSVCEENCHEYDCWAALNAWWCYVMKHDHCTVCTGKCHYTKHVRENKKYVTRSRQTIMTYADLKKQYETNSNSASGVTYDSASLKNVENELESKKKQEEEMKSIENRLKEDVSNTEKEKSELVEEACTAIMKLCEIALKPDSAFIIQALDFLIPRAQETGKPDLAQKLEEMRNIRPESEERVHAAVGMQEQE, encoded by the exons ATGAGGAACGCTCCTGGGTCGCCAGACGGTGTCATGTTAGACCCAGCGCTCCTGGAGGAGTTTCACGCCAACCACCCTAACCGCCCCACACCCCGGGGCCACAGGTGTCCCAGGCGCCGAGTTAGGGGCATCGAGAGCGACCCCTCGAGGAGGGG GTTTCACACTGCATCAGTGGCTGTACATGATGCAATACAGAAGAGTAATTTGATATCCTCCACTACTGAAGGTCCTCCTGCACGATATCGTCTCATCACTACCAGGAGTAATATTGATGAAAACGGATCAGTAAGAAAATGGACATTCGGACAGCAAGATGTCAACatgcataacaaaataatactGATAGTAGGAGAAACTGGAACAGGCAAAACTACTCTGATCAATGCCATGGCCAATTATATACTTGGGGTGAAGTTTAAAGATGAAGTGTGGTTTGAGATTACTGAAGAGGGAGAACATAATGATGTGCCAGATCAGTCAAAAAGTCAAACAAGTAAAATCACAGTGTATGAAGTCTTTGGTCAGGACAACCCAATCTGTCTCACCATCATTGACACTCCAGGTTACGGAGACACCAGAGGAACAAATCTAGATAAAAAGATTGCTGAGAATCTGTACAAACTGTTTCGCAGTAATTCTGGAGTGAAAGAAATTGATGCAGTGTGTCTGGTATTGAAGGCATCTGAGAATCGACTCTCAAACAGACAGCAATACATCTTTGATGCAGTTTTGTCTTTGTTTGGTAAAGACATTGAGAacaatattgtcatttttgtcaCTTATTCAGATGGAATGCCTCCAACAGATGTGAAAAATGCCATTAAGCGAGCAGAGATTCCCTGCAggaaagatgaagaagatgaacCTGAGTGTTTCTTATTTAACAATCGACAAACTGAGAAAAGGAGCGAAAAGTATAACAGACCTCTTCAGTCAGCTTGGGAACAAACAGAAGACAGTTTAAATCATTTCTTTGACTCACTGAAAAATGATAACAGAAAAAGTTTGGAGCAAACTAGTGGTGTTCTGTCTGAGTCCAAACAACTTGAAGCCTGTATTAATAATCTACAATTCAGAATTAAGTTTGTGGAAAGCAAAAGTAAAGACCTGGTTCAGATTCAGAAAGCTCTTCaggaaaacagagaaaagattgAGAAAGACAAAAATTTTCCTTTTACAGTAACCAAGACTTATAAAGTAAAAGTTCCCATTGGAAATGTTTTATGGCAGAACAGCATGGCCACCACATGCTCTGTCTGTGAGGAGAACTGTCATGAGTATGACTGCTGGGCAGCCTTGAATGCTTGGTGGTGTTACGTCATGAAACATGAtcattgtactgtatgtacaggtAAATGTCACTACACTAAGCATGTCAGAGAGAACAAGAAATATGTGACACGCAGCAGGCAGACCATAATGACATATGCTGATCTCAAAAAACAATATGAAACCAACAGTAATTCAGCATCAGGTGTCACATATGATTCTGCATCcttaaaaaatgttgaaaatgaaCTTGAGAGCAAGAAGAAACAAGAAGAGGAGATGAAAAGCATAGAGAATAGACTGAAAGAAGATGTGAGCAACACTGAAAAGGAAAAATCTGAGCTGGTGGAAGAAGCCTGCACCGCCATCATGAAACTGTGTGAGATTGCTTTAAAGCCAGATTCTGCTTTCATTATCCAGGCTCTTGACTTCTTGATCCCTCGAGCTCAGGAAACTGGAAAACCTGATCTTGCTCAGAAACTAGAAGAGATGAGAAATATTCGACCGGAATCAGAGGAAAGAGTTCATGCTGCAGTGGGTATGCAGGAGCAggagtaa